From a region of the Coffea arabica cultivar ET-39 chromosome 3e, Coffea Arabica ET-39 HiFi, whole genome shotgun sequence genome:
- the LOC113738277 gene encoding protein NETWORKED 1A-like yields MATLLSSESRRLYSWWWDSHISPKNSKWLQENLTDMDAKVKAMIKLIEEDADSFARRAEMYYKKRPELMKLVEEFYRAYRALAERYDHLTGELRHAHRTMAEAFPNQLPFVLDEESPSRSLEHEREPHTPDILHPLCALTGKMSEPNSGVSSAGTSKRGLKQLYDGAEETAEGRLSNTLNHEAESQSFHAEVLQLSSENENLKAKAHSESERALKAESEVESLQWALADMRTEKDSVFVQYQLCQERLTNLEAALLHAQKDSQRFSDQAIQAETEVQTLKEALCRVEIDKEAALMKHKKSIEMISNLEGMVSHAQEDLERLNKRATKAENEAQHLNREISRLESEKEAGFRKYNDCLEKISHLENKISLAEEDARLLKDQAEQADIEVKRLKKALAELNEEKESSALKYQQYLKRISELENELSSAQEDIKRLNTEMLTGTMKLKHSEEKCNLLELSNHSLRLEAENLIKKIARKDQELSEKKAELEKLQVCVQDEHLRYAQIEAMFQSLQTNHFQSQEEHKALAQELKTSLQMLKDLEVRKHDLEHELEQVKDENCSLSEQKLSSDISIENLQNEILCLRKMKEKLEENVAQQIGQSNNLQKELSSLKEEIKGLNNRYEALVNQLQAVGLDPSCIGSSVRNLQDENSSLRQICEMERNEKGALSKKLENMEELTKKKDFFESSLSELNGELETSREKVREVQETCQFLRGEKSILISEKAVLLSQLQGLTENMQKILEKNAVLENSLSGAKIELEGLREKSKGLEEICQLLKDEKSHLLNERGTLVLQLANIERRLEYLEKRFSGLEEKCAYLEKEKESMHSEVEELRISLGVEKHERTSSTLQSETRLVSLEHHIHLLQEESRWRKKEFEDEIDKAVKAQFEFFILQKFVQDMEQKNYSLLIECQKHVEASKLAEKLISELESENLEQQVEAELLLDEIEKLRLGIYRVFKALGASSDTLFEDKVENEQVFVHHILGNIEDMKQSLLQSNDSKLSLLVENSVLLTLLRQLNAEGTEIESKKEFLEQELAATKDKLLITQNEKHGLLEMNRLFKSQVSEQNKQVMFLEEELENLGVKQSEMVNAYMNLQERFSVVLEENRYLSRKFSELKMEKCVLEQESDVLLQESLAFSNFSIVLESYGIEKSLELKLLSEDVENLSGVMDGLNKEVSLLQGKLELEETNNMLLRDSVQRLEMELHTVRQSNDELKQEIVSVKEVLSQKEADILEAEEKLQAAESLNLELCKTVDTLKTESQESSYIKENLEKNLLKLSEDNSMQGKEIEGLREVNENLTSELCKLHEKCEEQRLREEKLSSELKVKNDEYELWEAEAAAFYFDLQISSIRGALYENKVQELAEVCESLEDHSTSKTLEIEEMKENIRSMENAIGELTAQLSAYDPVIASLRDDVASLEYNVLHQTKLAKADHLEPKCTRLGVLPDESFHDKPMDHQSPMPVGIQDLQKLQCRIKAVEKVMVEEMENLILQESLNTQAKQERVMNETNDLIPRLSFGQEKVKKKEKKKVSGRNLKLQEDKGEGIEIKKGALMKDIPLDHVSSTSLHGFRRKGNVCTERTDDKILELWETAEWHTPDRTGSVSQILAFAASEGDIVYDQFESTRQMAGCPSTGSEVEKELGVDKLELLTNITISNEDVHNRMILERLASDAQKLTSLHLTVQNLRRKLDTNKKSQKIKDVDLETVKEQLQEVQETVIQLVDLNGQLMRNIEENPSCSGGKSSAELKEDEDARRKVVSEQARKGSEKIGRLQLEVQKLQYVLLKLEDEKKSRGKSRFSKSKTTIILRDFIYSGRKNSGQRKKSPLCGCFKPSTPCTPRCNSIRRM; encoded by the exons ATGGCAACTTTGCTCTCTTCTGAGTCCAGGCGCTTATATTCTTGGTGGTGGGACAGCCACATCAGCCCAAAGAACTCAAAATGGCTTCAAGAAAATCTTACAG ACATGGATGCTAAAGTAAAAGCAATGATCAAGCTCATTGAAGAAGATGCAGATTCATTTGCAAGAAGGGCTGAAATGTACTACAAGAAAAGGCCTGAGCTGATGAAATTGGTTGAGGAGTTCTACAGAGCATACCGTGCTTTAGCAGAAAGATATGATCACTTGACTGGGGAGCTGCGGCATGCTCATCGAACCATGGCAGAAGCCTTTCCAAATCAATTGCCTTTTGTACTGGATGAAGAATCACCTTCAAGATCTTTGGAACATGAGAGGGAGCCTCATACACCAGATATCCTACATCCCCTTTGTGCATTGACTGGCAAGATGAGTGAACCAAATTCTGGGGTGTCTAGTGCTGGTACTAGCAAAAGGGGATTGAAACAGCTATATGATGGGGCTGAGGAAACAGCCGAAGGAAGGTTGAGCAACACTCTGAACCATGAAGCAGAAAGTCAAAGTTTCCATGCTGAAGTATTGCAATTATCAAGTGAGAACGAGAATCTCAAAGCCAAGGCTCATTCTGAGTCTGAACGTGCACTTAAGGCAGAAAGTGAAGTTGAAAGTTTGCAGTGGGCCCTTGCTGATATGAGAACTGAAAAGGATTCTGTCTTTGTTCAGTATCAACTCTGTCAGGAGAGGTTAACTAATCTTGAAGCAGCGCTCCTTCATGCACAGAAAGACTCCCAAAGGTTCAGTGACCAGGCAATCCAGGCAGAAACTGAAGTTCAGACATTGAAGGAAGCCCTTTGCAGGGTAGAAATTGATAAGGAAGCTGCGCTAATGAAGCACAAGAAGTCTATCGAAATGATTTCTAATCTGGAAGGAATGGTATCTCATGCTCAAGAGGATCTAGAACGACTCAACAAGAGAGCCACCAAAGCAGAAAATGAAGCTCAACATCTGAATcgtgaaatttcaagattggaATCTGAAAAGGAAGCTGGCTTTCGGAAATACAATGACTGTTTGGAAAAGATTTCTCATTTGGAAAACAAAATCTCATTGGCAGAGGAGGATGCCAGGCTGTTAAAAGACCAGGCTGAACAAGCTGATATTGAAGTCAAAAGACTGAAAAAAGCTCTTGCTGAACTGAATGAGGAGAAGGAATCTTCAGCTCTAAAGTACCAACAGTACCTAAAGAGAATATCTGAACTTGAAAATGAATTATCTTCTGCCCAAGAGGATATTAAGCGTCTTAACACTGAGATGCTGACAGGCACTATGAAACTCAAGCATTCCGAGGAGAAGTGCAATCTGTTAGAGCTGTCAAATCACTCGTTACGTCTAGAGGCAGAAAACTTGATAAAGAAGATTGCAAGGAAAGATCAAGAGCTTTCCGAGAAGAAAGCGGAGTTGGAGAAGCTCCAGGTTTGTGTACAAGACGAGCACCTGCGGTATGCCCAGATAGAAGCCATGTTTCAGAGTTTGCAGACTAATCACTTTCAGTCTCAAGAAGAGCATaaagctcttgcacaagaactcaAAACTAGCCTTCAGATGTTGAAAGACTTGGAGGTACGCAAGCATGATTTGGAACATGAACTTGAGCAAGTTAAGGATGAAAACTGTAGCTTAAGTGAACAGAAATTGTCCTCAGACATTTCAATCGAGAATCTGCAAAATGAAATCCTTTGCTTGAGAAAGATGAAGGAGAAACTTGAAGAGAATGTTGCACAACAAATTGGTCAAAGCAATAACCTTCAGAAAGAACTATCATCTCTGAAAGAGGAAATTAAGGGCCTGAACAATCGATATGAAGCCTTAGTGAACCAATTGCAGGCAGTGGGTTTAGATCCATCTTGCATTGGGTCTTCAGTAAGGAACTTGCAGGATGAAAACTCAAGCCTGAGACAAATCTGTGAAATGGAGCGCAATGAGAAAGGTGCTCTTTCCAAGAAGTTGGAGAACATGGAGGAACTTACAAAGAAGAAAGATTTTTTTGAGAGCTCCTTGTCAGAGCTAAATGGAGAGCTTGAAACATCACGTGAAAAAGTCAGGGAAGTGCAAGAGACTTGTCAATTTCTCCGTGGAGAAAAATCCATTCTTATTTCTGAAAAGGCTGTTCTTCTATCTCAATTGCAAGGCTTGACTGAGAATATGCAGAAGATCCTGGAGAAAAATGCTGTTCTCGAGAATTCTCTGTCTGGTGCAAAAATTGAGCTTGAAGGCTTGAGAGAAAAGTCAAAGGGCTTGGAAGAGATCTGCCAATTACTCAAGGATGAAAAGTCCCATCTTCTGAATGAAAGAGGTACCCTTGTTCTTCAGTTGGCAAATATTGAACGCCGACTAGAGTACCTGGAGAAAAGATTCTCAGGATTGGAAGAGAAGTGTGCTTATCTGGAGAAGGAGAAAGAATCCATGCACTCTGAAGTGGAAGAACTAAGGATCTCTCTAGGTGTTGAGAAGCATGAAAGAACAAGCTCTACACTTCAAAGTGAGACTCGATTAGTTAGTCTGGAACACCACATTCATTTGTTGCAGGAAGAAAGTAGGTGGAGGAAGAAAGAATTTGAAGATGAAATTGATAAAGCAGTAAAAGCCCAATTTGAGTTTTTCATCTTGCAAAAATTTGTACAGGATATGGAGCAGAAAAATTACTCTCTATTGATAGAGTGTCAGAAACATGTTGAAGCATCCAAATTGGCTGAGAAGCTGATTTCAGAACTGGAGAGTGAAAATCTTGAGCAACAGGTGGAAGCAGAACTTTTGCTTGATGAAATTGAAAAACTAAGGTTAGGGATATATCGTGTGTTCAAGGCACTTGGAGCTAGTTCAGATACTCTCTTTGAAGACAAGGTTGAAAATGAGCAAGTCTTTGTACATCACATTTTAGGAAATATTGAGGATATGAAGCAATCTCTCTTGCAGTCCAACGATAGCAAGCTGTCGCTATTGGTTGAAAACTCTGTTCTTCTCACTCTACTAAGGCAGCTGAATGCAGAAGGCACAGAAATTGAGTCAAAGAAGGAATTCTTAGAGCAGGAGCTGGCTGCAACCAAAGATAAGCTTCTTATCACTCAAAATGAGAAGCATGGACTTCTTGAGATGAACAGGCTGTTTAAATCACAGGTAAGTGAACAAAACAAACAAGTTATGTTTCTTGAGGAGGAATTGGAGAATCTTGGTGTTAAGCAAAGTGAAATGGTGAATGCCTACATGAATTTACAGGAGAGATTCTCTGTTGTGCTTGAAGAAAACAGATatctgtcaagaaaattttcagAACTTAAGATGGAGAAATGCGTGTTGGAGCAGGAAAGTGATGTTCTTCTTCAGGAATCATTGgctttttcaaacttttctatAGTTTTGGAAAGCTATGGAATTGAGAAATCTTTAGAACTAAAATTACTGTCAGAAGATGTGGAAAATCTGAGTGGGGTTATGGATGGCCTTAATAAGGAGGTCAGCCTATTGCAAGGGAAGTTGGAGTTGGAAGAAACAAATAATATGTTGCTGAGAGATTCAGTTCAGAGGTTGGAGATGGAACTACATACAGTGAGACAGTCAAATGATGAGTTGAAGCAGGAAATTGTAAGTGTTAAGGAAGTCTTGAGTCAGAAAGAAGCTGATATTTTGGAAGCAGAAGAGAAGCTTCAAGCAGCGGAAAGCCTAAATTTGGAATTGTGCAAAACCGTGGACACACTGAAGACTGAGAGTCAAGAATCATCTTACATCaaagaaaatctggaaaagaaCCTGCTTAAATTATCTGAAGACAACAGCATGCAGGGCAAGGAAATTGAAGGCCTCCGTGAAGTGAATGAGAACTTGACATCTGAACTGTGTAAACTGCATGAAAAATGCGAAGAGCAAAGGCTCAGAGAAGAGAAGTTGAGTTCAGAGCTGAAAGTTAAAAATGACGAGTATGAACTTTGGGAGGCTGAGGCTGCAGCATTTTACTTTGACCTTCAAATCTCATCCATTAGGGGAGCTCTATATGAGAACAAAGTGCAGGAGCTTGCTGAGGTTTGTGAAAGTCTCGAGGATCATTCTACTTCAAAAACTctagaaattgaagaaatgaaggaaaatatcAGGTCCATGGAGAATGCAATAGGCGAACTAACTGCACAGTTGTCAGCATATGACCCTGTCATAGCTTCTCTGAGAGATGATGTGGCATCTCTGGAATATAATGTTTTGCATCAGACAAAGCTTGCTAAAGCTGATCATTTGGAACCAAAG TGTACCAGATTGGGAGTACTTCCTGATGAAAGTTTCCATGATAAACCAATGGACCATCAATCACCCATGCCAGTTGGCATTCAAGATTTACAGAAGCTGCAGTGTAGGATTAAGGCAGTTGAGAAGGTAATGGTAGAAGAGATGGAGAACCTTATTTTACAGGAAAGCTTAAACACACAGGCGAAGCAAGAAAGAGTTATGAATGAGACAAATGACTTGATACCTCGACTCAGCTTCGGTCAGGAAAAagtcaagaagaaggaaaagaagaaggtgTCTGGGAGGAATCTCAAGTTGCAGGAAGATAAGGGAGAGGGCATTGAAATCAAGAAGGGAGCTTTAATGAAAGATATTCCGCTGGATCATGTCTCAAGTACTTCACTTCATGGATTCCGCAGGAAAGGAAATGTTTGCACAGAGAGAACAGACGATAAGATTCTTGAGCTGTGGGAAACTGCTGAGTGGCACACTCCGGATCGCACTGGAAGTGTATCCCAAATTTTGGCCTTTGCAGCAAGTGAGGGGGACATAGTATATGATCAGTTTGAAAGTACAAGGCAGATGGCAGGATGCCCGTCTACTGGTTCTGAAGTGGAGAAGGAGTTGGGTGTTGATAAACTCGAGTTGTTAACAAACATAACCATTTCAAATGAAGATGTCCACAACAGGATGATCCTTGAGAGACTTGCTTCTGATGCACAGAAGTTGACAAGTCTTCATCTGACGGTGCAGAACTTGAGGAGGAAATTGGACACAAACAAAAAGAGCCAAAAGATTAAAGATGTTGATCTGGAAACAGTCAAGGAACAGTTGCAAGAAGTCCAGGAGACGGTCATTCAGCTGGTGGATTTAAATGGCCAATTGATGAGAAATATTGAAGAGAATCCTTCTTGTTCAGGTGGAAAGTCTTCAGCAGAGTTGAAAGAGGATGAAGATGCCAGGAGAAAGGTGGTCTCGGAGCAGGCACGCAAAGGGTCTGAAAAGATTGGAAGGTTGCAATTGGAAGTGCAGAAACTCCAGTACGTCCTGCTTAAACTGGaggatgaaaagaaaagcagagGGAAAAGCCGATTTTCCAAGAGCAAAACAACCATTATTCTCAGGGACTTCATATACAGCGGGAGGAAGAACAGTGGACAGCGAAAGAAGTCTCCCCTTTGCGGATGTTTTAAGCCTTCAACCCCTTGTACTCCTAGATGTAATTCGATCCGCCGCATGTAA